GTCGCAGACTGGTCGGCGACACGCTGTTGGTGGCGCGCTCCGCCCTGCACCTGTCGGGGAACCGCGCGGCCGACGAGGAGCGCATCGAGCCGATCTTCACCGAGCTGATCGCCGCGCACACGCGCCGGATGGACGCACTGGGCCTGACCGCCTGAGGCTGACCGCCTGAGCTATCGGCTCAGCGCGCGACAGCCCCGCGGGTGAGGGTGTGCAGCAGTTTGTCGTCGTGGGCTGTGCGGAGGCGGCCGATGACGAGGTCGGCGACGACCACGACGACGCCGGTGCCCACGAGCGTGATCCACCAGATCCAGCCGCCGTTCCACTTCAGGCCGGTCCAGGTGAGGGCGACCCAGAGGATGCACGCGACGCTCACGCCCAGCGCGGGCATGAGCACGGAGCCGTGCGTGTGACGGTTGGGCAGGAGGTACCGCGCGCCGAGGCCGAGGATGGCGCCGGCGAGCGCGACGAAGAGCAGTTCCACGCTCGGAATCTAGCCGACGAAGCCGATGCGGCGCGACTCCTCGGTGCCGAGCTCGACGTAGGCGATGCCCGCGGTCGGGATGATGTAGACGCGGCCCTTGTCGTCCGCGAGCTTGAGGATGCCCGTGCCGCTGCTGATTCCGGCCTGGATCTGCTCGGTGAGCTCCTCGGGCGACTGGGACGACTCGAAGCTGAGCTCGCGGGGGGCGTTGACGATTCCGATGCGGATCTCCACGGGGATGTGCCTTTCGAATCAGACCGGGCGGTTGCGAGTTCAGACTACGGCACGCGGCTCGCGGGCTCCGGTCGCGTTCTCTGTCGGCGGACGCCGTTACCGTGAAGTCATGTCCACCCGAGGCTTCCGTCCGCGCGTCGACGACGCGGCCGGCGGCCCCGCCGTCGCGCTCGACGACGCCCAGCGCGCGGTGCTCGCGCTGCCGGACGGCGTCTCGTCCGCGGTTCTCGGCGCGCCGGGAACCGGCAAGACCACCGCGCTGGTGGAGGCCATCGCCGAGCGCGTGCACGACCGCGGCTACGCCGCGTCGGAGGTCCTCGCGCTCAGCGCCTCCCGCGCCGCCGCGACCGCCCTGCGCGACCGGATCTCGCTGCGGCTCGGCGTTCCGACGCCCGGCCCGCTGGCCCGCACGGCGACCTCCCTCGCCTTCCAGCTCTCCGGCGAGCAGGCCAGGCGCAACGGCTGGGAGCCGCCGCGGCTGCTCACCGGCGGCGAGCAGGACCAGATCATCGCCGAGCTGCTGGCCGGCCACCTGGAGGACGGCGGCGGACCGGTCTGGCCCCCCTCGCTCGGGCCGGAGGTGCGCATCCTGCGCGGTTTCCGCACCGAGCTGCGCGAGCTCATCGGCCGCTGCGCCGAGCGCGGCGTGTCGCCGTCGCGGCTGGCCGAGCTCGGCGCGATCACCGCTCGCGACGAATGGCGCGCGGCCGGCCGGTTCATCGCGGAGTACCAGAGCGTCCTCGACAGCTTCCGCGGCGGCTACGTCGACGCCGCCGAGCTGATCGCCTCAGCCGTCCCCGTCGTCGCGGAGGGCAGCACGCTCGACGGCCTCAAGGCGTTGTTCGTCGACGACCTCCAGGAGGCCACCGTCGCCACGATCGCGCTGCTGCGCGCGGTGGCGGCGCGCGGCATCGCGGTCATCGCGTTCGGCGACCCCGACGTCGCGTCCACCACGTTCCGCGGCGCGGAGGTCGCGGCGCTCGGCCAGCTCGGCGCGCGGCTGGGCGTGCCCGTGACGCGCGTCGTGCTCGCCACAGCGCACCGCCAGCCCCCCGCGCTCCGCGAGCTGACCTCGCGGGTCACCGAGCGGATCGGCACGGCGGCGGCCGGCGTGCACCGCGTGGCCGTCGCGGGGCGCGAGCAGCCCGAGGACGCCGGGCCGGCCGTCGTGGTCGTGAAGGCGTCGTCCGCTCCGGCCGAGGCCGCGCGGCTCGCCCGGCTGCTGCGCGAGCGGCGGCTCATCGACGGCGTCCCGTGGAACCGCATGGCCGTCGTGGTGCGGTCGGGTGCGCACATCCCCGGCCTCGCCCGTTCGCTCGCCGTCGCGGAGATCCCGACGACCACCAGCATCGCGGGGCGCCCGCTGCGCGACGACTACGCGGCCCGGCAGCTCATCACGATCGCGGGCGTCGCCGTCGGCGCGATCGAGCTGACCCCGGTCGTTGCGACCGAGCTGCTGCTCGGGCCCTTCGGCGGCCTGGACGCGATCAGCCTGCGCCGGCTGCGGCTCGCGCTGCGCCAGGAGGAGCTGGCCGGCGACGGCAATCGGGCGGGCGACGACCTCCTGGTCGAAGCGCTCGCCACGCCGGCGAACCTCGCCACGATCGACTCCTCGCCCGCCCGCCGGGCCGCGCGCCTGGCCGAGACCCTGCGCGGCAGCCGCGAGAAGGCGGCGGCCGGCAGCACGATCGAGGAGCTGCTCTGGCACGCCTGGGAGCGCAGCGGCCTGGCCAAACGGTGGCTGGAGCAGTCCGAGCGCTCCGGGATCGTCGCCGACGAGGCCGACCGGCACCTCGACGGCGTCGTGGCCCTGTTCACCGCAGCCCGGCGCTTCGTGGAGCGCTCGCCCGAGCGTCCGGCCTCCGACTTCGTGATCGAGCTGCTCGGCGCCGAGGTGCCGGAGGACACCCTCGCGGCCCGCACGACCGGTGACGCGGTGCTGGTGTGCACGCCGAGCGCCACGGTCGGCCGGGAGTTCGACGTGGTCGCCGTGGCCGGCCTCCAGGAGAGCGTCTGGCCCAACCTGCGGCTGCGCGGTTCGCTGCTGCACCCGCAGGAGCTGGACGACGCCCTCGCCGGTCGCCGCGCCGGCCCTGCGGACGACGGTGCGGACACCGCGGACCAGCGGGCGGAGGTCCTGAGCGACGAGCTGCGGATGTTCGCCCTCGCGGTCTCCCGCGCCCGGCGTCAGGTGCTGCTCACCGCGACAGCCAACGACGACGAGCAGCCCTCGCCGTTCCTCCGGCTCGCCGCCGGGCTCGCGGTCGAGGACGACGATCCCGGCATCCACCCGCTGTCGCTGCGCGGCATGGTCGGCCGGCTGCGCCGCCGGCTGGTGACCACCGGCTCGCCCGACGCTGCCGACGCGCTGGCCCGGCTCGCCGGAGCCGGGGTGGAGGGCGCCGATCCCGCCGACTGGTACGGCCTCGCCGAGCCGTCGACCACCGAGCCGCTGATCGACCTGGACGACCCGGAGGCGCGGGTGAAGGTCTCGCCGTCGCGGCTGGGCACGTTCGAGAAGTCGCCTCTGGCCTGGTTCGTGGACGAGATGGCCGCCTCGCCGAGCGGGCTCGCCGCCGGCATCGGCACCGTGGTGCACGCGGTCATGGAGGAGGCCGCCGCGACCGAGGAGACGAGCGTCGACGTGCTCTGGTCCGGCATCGAGCGGCGCTGGGCGCAGCTCCAGTTCGAGTCGCCCTGGATCGAGGAGCGCGAGCGCCGCCGGACGCGCGGGCTCGTCGGCGGCGTCTCGGAGTATCTGCGCGACTTCGGGCGTGCGGGAGGCCGCCTGCTCGGCTCGGAGGGCGAGTTCCAGCTCGAGCTCGGCCGGGCGCGGATCAGCGGCAAGATCGACCGGATCGAGGAGACTCCGGACGGCACGGTCGTGATCGTCGACCTGAAGACCGGGCGCACCGTGCCGACGGCCGCGGAGACGGCGTCGCACGCCCAGCTCGGCGTGTACCAGCTCGCGCTGGAGCACGGCGCCGTGGAGGCGGCGGAGCTGCCGCCGGGCGGCGCGAAGCTGCTGTTCGTGGCCAAGGGCGTCCGTGGCAAGGCCTACCGCGAGGTGGTGCAGGAGCGCGTCGACGCGGAGGCGCTCGTCCGGCTGGAGGAGCGCGTGGCGCAGGCAGCGGATGGCATGGCCGGGGCGACGTTCGCGGGAGTGGTGGACCTGGGCGACCGGGACCCGCACGCGGCCTACGGGTACCGCATCCATCTCGTCCCGGCGGTCAGCGCATGAGCAGGGGAGCGGGCATGATGGAACGGAGGGCACAGTGAACGACGACGGACTCCTGGAGCTCGCCGAGGACCAGCCCGGCCTCGATCTGGTCGAGCTGGCCTTCGCGGCCGAGGCCGCGGCTCCCGAGCCGCAACGCCCTGCCCGGCGCGTCAGCGCGGCCGAGATCGCCGACGCGCTCGGTCTCCCGCGGCCGACGCCGCAGCAGCAGGCCGTCATCGAGGCGCCGCTCGCCCCCGCGATCGTGGTCGCCGGTGCGGGCAGCGGCAAGACCGAGACGATGGCGAACCGG
This genomic stretch from Leifsonia sp. EB41 harbors:
- a CDS encoding DUF3107 domain-containing protein, producing the protein MEIRIGIVNAPRELSFESSQSPEELTEQIQAGISSGTGILKLADDKGRVYIIPTAGIAYVELGTEESRRIGFVG
- a CDS encoding PD-(D/E)XK nuclease family protein; protein product: MSTRGFRPRVDDAAGGPAVALDDAQRAVLALPDGVSSAVLGAPGTGKTTALVEAIAERVHDRGYAASEVLALSASRAAATALRDRISLRLGVPTPGPLARTATSLAFQLSGEQARRNGWEPPRLLTGGEQDQIIAELLAGHLEDGGGPVWPPSLGPEVRILRGFRTELRELIGRCAERGVSPSRLAELGAITARDEWRAAGRFIAEYQSVLDSFRGGYVDAAELIASAVPVVAEGSTLDGLKALFVDDLQEATVATIALLRAVAARGIAVIAFGDPDVASTTFRGAEVAALGQLGARLGVPVTRVVLATAHRQPPALRELTSRVTERIGTAAAGVHRVAVAGREQPEDAGPAVVVVKASSAPAEAARLARLLRERRLIDGVPWNRMAVVVRSGAHIPGLARSLAVAEIPTTTSIAGRPLRDDYAARQLITIAGVAVGAIELTPVVATELLLGPFGGLDAISLRRLRLALRQEELAGDGNRAGDDLLVEALATPANLATIDSSPARRAARLAETLRGSREKAAAGSTIEELLWHAWERSGLAKRWLEQSERSGIVADEADRHLDGVVALFTAARRFVERSPERPASDFVIELLGAEVPEDTLAARTTGDAVLVCTPSATVGREFDVVAVAGLQESVWPNLRLRGSLLHPQELDDALAGRRAGPADDGADTADQRAEVLSDELRMFALAVSRARRQVLLTATANDDEQPSPFLRLAAGLAVEDDDPGIHPLSLRGMVGRLRRRLVTTGSPDAADALARLAGAGVEGADPADWYGLAEPSTTEPLIDLDDPEARVKVSPSRLGTFEKSPLAWFVDEMAASPSGLAAGIGTVVHAVMEEAAATEETSVDVLWSGIERRWAQLQFESPWIEERERRRTRGLVGGVSEYLRDFGRAGGRLLGSEGEFQLELGRARISGKIDRIEETPDGTVVIVDLKTGRTVPTAAETASHAQLGVYQLALEHGAVEAAELPPGGAKLLFVAKGVRGKAYREVVQERVDAEALVRLEERVAQAADGMAGATFAGVVDLGDRDPHAAYGYRIHLVPAVSA